The Saccharomycodes ludwigii strain NBRC 1722 chromosome II, whole genome shotgun sequence genome window below encodes:
- the NHP2 gene encoding snoRNA-binding protein NHP2 (similar to Saccharomyces cerevisiae YDL208W | NHP2 | Non-Histone Protein), protein MGKDKSSKKSSTTTTEKKVKETTTETDLYEARLPALVPFAEPLASKKLNKKILKTVKKASKAKNVKRGVKETVKALRKGEKGLVIIAGDISPLDVISHLPVLCEDNHVPFVFIPSKQELGSAGSTKRPTSVVFIVPGSNKKGDKKKEEEYKPYYEEVMKEVKSLAS, encoded by the coding sequence ATGGGGAAAGATAAGAGCAGCAAAAAATCTAGCACCACCACCACTGAAAAGAAGGTAAAGGAAACTACCACCGAAACAGATTTATACGAAGCTAGACTACCGGCTTTAGTTCCATTTGCTGAACCATTGGCTTCCAAGaaattgaacaaaaaaatattgaaaacgGTTAAAAAAGCTTCTAAAGCTAAGAATGTTAAGCGTGGTGTTAAAGAAACTGTCAAAGCCTTAAGAAAGGGTGAAAAGGGTTTAGTTATTATTGCAGGTGACATTTCTCCACTTGATGTTATTTCTCATTTGCCAGTTTTGTGTGAAGATAACCATGTtccatttgtttttattccaTCCAAACAAGAACTGGGTTCTGCTGGTTCTACCAAGAGACCAACttctgttgtttttatcGTTCCAGGCAGTAACAAAAAGggtgataaaaaaaaggaagaggAATACAAACCGTATTATGAAGAGGTCATGAAGGAAGTCAAGTCTTTAGCCTCTTAG
- the TPN1 gene encoding Tpn1p (similar to Saccharomyces cerevisiae YGL186C | TPN1 | Transport of PyridoxiNe) has protein sequence MIGNSFANGENYVSSSNTNKSDIFNEPEKKIIVYESQIAEDSPIPPATSTDNTKHHSAFYSFWRFIANFSQKIDSLGMIESTGIERIPSYQRGTKKTQFLHVLGFWISASGGLSSMSSFFLGPLLFGLTFKQSVVSGWISMMIGCLIAAYCSIMGPQSGCRQMVTARYLFGWYFVKFVALVSIIGVLGWSVVNCVVGGEMLASIGNVPIWVGIVIVTCVSIVVAICGIKQVLRVEMYLSIPVMTVFTLLFISGSDKFHLINEYKPTSDTSIKGNWLCFFSLCYSITSTWGSITSDYYILFPEDTPKIHVFLLTFFGLLIPTTYVGLLALCLASTAMSYEPWLNSYNEYGMGGMLWSGFQRWNGFGKFCVVVLLLSLISNNIINTYSAAFSVQLSSVRLAKIPRWFWAFVVTAIYLICALVGRNHFSDILSNFLPMIGYWISMYFILLFEENVIFRKHFLYLYTREFPNLTTSNTSQLKQALKYRKVRYNWEAWEDDKVLTRGLAATFAFICGIGGVAISMSQTYWIGPVAVKLDNGDIAMWLSMGISGLVYPPCRYLELKKFGR, from the coding sequence ATGATCGGAAATAGTTTTGCTAATGGAGAAAACTATGTTTCTTCAtctaatacaaataaaagtgATATATTCAATGAacctgaaaaaaaaattatagtcTATGAAAGTCAAATAGCAGAGGATTCTCCCATCCCTCCTGCTACTTCTACTGATAATACCAAACATCACTCAGCTTTCTATAGTTTTTGGAGGTTCATCGCAAATTTTTCTCAGAAAATTGATTCATTAGGTATGATTGAATCTACAGGTATTGAAAGAATCCCATCTTATCAAAGAGGTACTAAAAAAACTCAATTTCTACATGTTTTGGGATTTTGGATATCAGCCAGTGGTGGGTTATCTTCCATGTCTTCCTTCTTTTTAGGTCCCTTACTATTCGGTTTAACTTTTAAGCAAAGTGTTGTTAGTGGCTGGATTTCCATGATGATTGGTTGTTTAATTGCTGCTTATTGTTCTATAATGGGTCCTCAATCAGGGTGTAGGCAAATGGTTACCGCTAGATATTTATTCGGCTGgtattttgttaaatttgTTGCTTTAGTTTCTATTATTGGGGTTTTAGGTTGGAGTGTTGTTAACTGTGTTGTTGGTGGTGAAATGTTGGCCAGTATTGGAAATGTCCCTATATGGGTTGGTATTGTCATCGTTACTTGTGTTAGTATTGTCGTCGCTATTTGCGGTATCAAACAGGTTTTAAGAGTTGAAATGTACCTCAGCATACCAGTCATGACAGTTTTCacattgttatttatatctGGTAGCGATAAATTCCACTTAATTAACGAATACAAACCAACCTCAGATACCTCTATAAAGGGCAATTGGTTGtgctttttttccttgtgTTATAGTATTACATCGACTTGGGGGTCAATCACATCAGATTACtacattttatttccaGAAGATACTCCTAAAATACATGTGTTTctattaacattttttggTCTTTTAATACCAACTACATATGTTGGATTATTGGCTCTATGCTTGGCCAGTACTGCCATGAGCTACGAACCATGGCTTAACAGTTACAATGAATATGGGATGGGTGGTATGTTGTGGTCTGGTTTTCAACGTTGGAATGGTTTTGGCAAATTTTGCGTTGTAGTCTTGTTATTAAGTTTAATTTCTAACAATATCATTAACACATATTCAGCCGCCTTTTCTGTTCAATTGTCAAGTGTTCGTTTAGCCAAGATTCCTCGTTGGTTTTGGGCGTTTGTTGTTACTGCAATCTATTTAATTTGTGCTTTAGTTGGTAGAAATCATTTCAGTGACATTTtaagtaattttttaccaATGATCGGATATTGGATCTCCATGTATTTTATCCTTttatttgaagaaaatgttATCTTTAGGAAACATTTCTTATATTTGTACACCAGGGAGTTTCCAAATTTAACGACATCTAACACTTCACAATTAAAACAAGCTTTAAAATACCGTAAGGTTAGATATAATTGGGAAGCATGGGAAGATGATAAAGTTTTAACTAGAGGGTTGGCTGCAACGTTTGCCTTTATATGTGGTATTGGGGGTGTTGCCATTAGTATGTCACAAACATATTGGATTGGACCTGTTGCTGTTAAATTGGACAATGGGGATATTGCTATGTGGCTAAGTATGGGTATCTCTGGTTTAGTATATCCACCATGTAGATATTTGgaattgaaaaagtttGGTCGTTAG
- the CWC2 gene encoding active spliceosome conformation promoter CWC2 (similar to Saccharomyces cerevisiae YDL209C | CWC2 | Complexed With Cef1p), producing MDIKELLKTPARVQVSRENLPSNIPPQTGLIFNIWYNKWSHGASSNNSQGFLNKYRCNPQKDSGYTQGSIKKFKNKDATNTVYFCLYFAKGLCCKGSKCEYLHYIPCKDMHLTTIAKDCFGRDKFSEYRDDMAGVGSFNKINKTLYIGGLSPQGTGLPNNTPPYILEAKLKQRFGEFGDLEYIRYLKEKNCCFIQYRYQSCAEFAKEAMSRQSLLDSDEEIVDGDISGIIVKWAKEDPNPHLKKNKMELEDEKIGKLMDDVHNEYVMRQPENNNEKQETNKRPLEYGEIFDKDTVKFFKQKMLHKKIYNNIHSMVSMYNSDNDD from the coding sequence ATGGATATTAAAGAGCTGTTGAAAACACCAGCAAGGGTTCAAGTGTCACGGGAAAATCTACCCTCAAATATACCACCTCAGACAGGGCTAATATTCAATATATGGTATAATAAATGGTCACATGGTGCTTCCTCCAATAATTCTCAGGGGtttctaaataaatacagATGCAACCCCCAAAAAGATAGTGGATATACCCAAGGTAGTATCAAgaaattcaaaaacaaagatGCTACTAATACTGTTTACTtttgtttgtattttgCAAAAGGTTTATGTTGTAAAGGTTCCAAATGTGAATATCTACATTATATCCCTTGTAAAGATATGCATTTGACAACTATTGCAAAAGATTGCTTTGGAAGAGATAAATTCAGTGAGTATCGTGATGACATGGCTGGTGTTGGTagctttaataaaataaacaaaacattATATATTGGTGGATTATCACCACAGGGAACTGGACTACCCAACAATACCCCACCTTATATTCTAGAAGCCAAACTAAAGCAGAGGTTTGGAGAATTTGGCGATTTAGAGTATATAAGATACttgaaggaaaaaaacTGTTGTTTTATTCAATATAGATATCAAAGTTGTGCCGAATTTGCCAAAGAAGCGATGAGTCGACAAAGCCTATTGGATTCGGATGAGGAAATTGTTGATGGTGATATATCGGGAATAATTGTCAAATGGGCTAAGGAGGATCCTAATCCacatttgaaaaaaaataaaatggaattGGAGGATGAAAAGATAGGCAAATTGATGGATGATGTCCATAATGAATATGTAATGAGGCAGCCtgaaaacaataatgaaaagCAGGAAACTAATAAAAGGCCATTAGAATATGGTGAAATATTTGATAAGGATActgtaaaattttttaaacaaaaaatgctacacaaaaaaatttacaacaATATACATTCCATGGTATCTATGTACAATTCAGATAATgatgattaa
- the PRP28 gene encoding mRNA splicing protein PRP28 (similar to Saccharomyces cerevisiae YDR243C | PRP28 | Pre-mRNA Processing) → MAPKKVAIKHSNNNNTNRPLDINDILSKNKSFVIQNTNDLNFIKPRLLSKKERTNLPVNNNKVKTNNKVHKITKSKKNHSNENKQIIENDKNTSQLLDNNSIEGVDTTSINSIKYTKKKQFQFDWSLNDDTSREVDPIIPKSLKINPLKNTFSNNTINISNKGNVQSQHSTLNNNKNNNKNNNYQHYLDKPIKEMTKRDWSLFKRENNITTYKSDIDPIRNWSDYNLIPRDILTRLTIDLGYGKPTPIQMCSLPNILMKNQDFLGVAKTGSGKTLAYLIPIFIKLLKTPSVHNKFRGLILVPTRELAQQIEVEGNKFGVCNLKSIVGGHSLEQINRDLSLDIDHNKEFVLIATPGRLIDCLDMGIVDLKYLEILVLDEADRMIDLGFEEQLDTIYNIIQKTRVATYNNNNLQILMFTATLNGTNISKLAESKLKNPIIIKLTSSSDKPNISQFFRYCPRYDNKSGTGNQYLSDKYKFDTLYNEILPHYNYPIIIFVNYKKTADWLLQQFEAKEEHHSHCYRVGTIHGSKSQDQRERTLQKFRTGELHILIATDVAARGLDIPNVSLVINYQMCRKLDEYIHRIGRTARSGQSGVSVTFVNETEDGQVMPLLFKFLKKNYPLNSINYDKNVEIKFDLKDYKNRGANNNKNMIFY, encoded by the coding sequence atggcTCCAAAGAAAGTTGCTATCAAAcatagtaataacaataatactaatagaCCCTTGGATATTAACGATATTTTATcgaaaaacaaaagttttGTTATTCAAAACACAaatgatttaaattttataaaaccCAGGCTACTAAgcaagaaagaaagaactAATTTACCAGTCAATAACAATAAGGTTAAAACTAACAATAAAGTACACAAAATAACTaaatcaaagaaaaatcactccaatgaaaataaacaaattattgaaaatgacAAAAACACTTCTCAGCTtcttgataataatagcattGAAGGGGTGGATACCACTTCCATTAATAGCATTAAATacacaaaaaagaaacaattcCAGTTTGATTGGTCGTTAAATGATGATACCTCTAGAGAAGTTGACCCTATAATTCCAAAAAGCTTGAAGATTAATCCATTGAAAAACactttttccaataatacAATTAACATTTCAAATAAGGGAAACGTACAGTCACAACATTCAACattgaataataacaaaaataataacaaaaataataactacCAACACTATCTTGATAAACCTATTAAAGAAATGACCAAAAGAGATTGGTCTTTGtttaaaagagaaaataatataaccaCTTATAAATCAGATATCGATCCAATAAGAAATTGGTCAGATTACAATTTAATTCCAAGAGATATTTTAACAAGATTAACAATTGATCTAGGATATGGAAAACCAACACCTATACAAATGTGTAGTTTACCCaatatattaatgaaaaaccAAGACTTTCTTGGTGTAGCCAAGACAGGTAGTGGTAAGACTTTAGCTTATCTAATAccaatttttatcaaattatTGAAGACCCCATCAGTGCACAATAAGTTTAGAGGTTTAATTTTAGTACCAACAAGAGAACTAGCTCAACAAATAGAAGTAGAAGGGAATAAATTTGGAGTTTGCAATTTAAAGTCTATTGTGGGTGGTCATTCGCTAGAACAAATTAATAGAGATTTGAGTCTGGATATTGATCATAACAAAGAATTTGTCTTAATTGCCACTCCAGGTAGATTGATTGATTGCTTAGATATGGGTATTGTTGATTTAAAATACTTGGAAATCTTGGTATTAGATGAGGCAGATCGAATGATAGATTTAGGTTTTGAAGAACAGTTGGATACAATTTACAATATCATACAGAAAACTAGGGTTGCCActtacaataataacaatttacAAATCCTAATGTTTACAGCTACATTAAACGGTACAAATATCAGTAAATTAGCCGAAAGCAAGTTGAAGAATCCAATCATCATTAAACTAACCAGTTCCTCTGATAAGCCCAATATATCTCAATTTTTCAGGTATTGTCCTCGgtatgataataaatcagGTACTGGGAATCAATATTTATCCGATAAGTACAAGTTTGACACTCTATACAACGAAATATTGCCCCATTACAATTATCccattataatatttgttaattacaaaaaaactGCAGACTGGTTACTTCAACAGTTTGAAGCAAAAGAGGAACACCACAGCCATTGCTATAGAGTAGGGACAATACATGGTTCAAAGTCACAAGATCAAAGAGAGAGAactttacaaaaatttagaaCAGGTGAACTGCATATATTGATTGCAACTGATGTTGCAGCCAGAGGATTAGACATCCCTAACGTCTCCCTAGTAATTAATTATCAAATGTGCAGGAAACTAGATGAATATATACATAGAATCGGCCGAACTGCAAGAAGTGGTCAATCAGGTGTTTCAGTAACATTTGTCAATGAGACCGAGGATGGCCAAGTAATGCccttattatttaaatttttaaaaaaaaattatccatTAAACTCTATAAACTATGATAAAAACgtggaaataaaatttgatttgaaggattataaaaataggGGTGcgaataacaataaaaatatgatcTTCTATTGa
- the PEX5 gene encoding Pex5p (similar to Saccharomyces cerevisiae YDR244W | PEX5 | PEroXin), which yields MMENPVLQNAHPLSSNNNNLSLLNHQYQKAPLVPALNINNGDINNISFQQRQQQFQQNEQQEMQRGNYPIIKSSHSPGANVWSQEFRNSAAVTDVSSSTTGTIANNSNYLLNNMNRLAPSSSSNMLMRNHAMHTYQSPMLLASNSTSTKVNTSASHLTETQWDQQFENLEKQVSEKLQLQETESEQQQQHDDGITEQNDFEMVWEDLQKQREINETELNGSATADKELDDYYDSYYKMYTNTPHEYKFSEENQYRGKPNAYEMGCLLMEQGAKLSEAILCFEASVEENPTHVDAWLKLGQCNIANELELQGIASLEKVLELDSGNLEAMINLSVSYINEGYDLTAYGMLDKWINGKYGQNLRALPSLESSSDNTVSVLDKTLSKFNHILSNNNRGSVIRDADFQLGLGLLYYTRGDFDKTIDCFQTALELQPNDELMWNRLGATLANNNRSEDAIHAYKQALQLKPTFVRARYNLAVSCINIGCFKEAVEHLLGALSLHEVEGDVSGVGASLSQVDKYSANIMETLKRAFIAMDRRDLLERVGPVGTKLNLEPFRDEFNF from the coding sequence ATGATGGAAAATCCAGTTTTACAGAACGCACATCCTCtttcttcaaataataataatctatCTCTATTGAATCACCAATATCAAAAAGCGCCACTGGTTCCCGCGTTGAATATTAACAATGgtgatataaataatatttcgTTTCAACAaagacaacaacaatttcaGCAGAATGAACAACAAGAAATGCAGCGAGGAAATTATCctataataaaatcatcGCATTCGCCTGGTGCAAATGTCTGGAGCCAAGAGTTTAGGAATTCAGCTGCCGTTACAGATGTTTCCAGTAGTACCACTGGAACTATTGCTAATAACAGTAACTATCTACTAAATAATATGAACAGATTAGCAccctcttcctcttctaaCATGCTAATGAGAAACCATGCGATGCATACTTATCAGTCTCCGATGTTGCTAGCCTCCAATTCTACTTCTACTAAAGTTAATACTAGTGCCTCCCATTTAACAGAAACACAGTGGGATCAACAATTTGAAAACTTGGAAAAACAGGTCAGTGAAAAGTTACAGTTACAGGAAACTGAGTCAGaacagcagcaacaacatGACGATGGAATAACTGAGCAGAATGATTTTGAAATGGTTTGGGAAGACTTACAAAAACAACGAGAAATCAATGAAACCGAGTTAAACGGTAGTGCTACAGCAGATAAAGAATTGGACGATTATTATGATTCTTACTATAAAATGTACACTAATACACCACATGAATATAAGTTTAGTGAGGAAAACCAATATAGGGGAAAACCAAATGCATATGAAATGGGATGTCTCTTAATGGAACAAGGCGCTAAATTAAGTGAAGCTATCTTGTGTTTTGAGGCTTCTGTGGAAGAAAACCCCACACATGTGGATGCGTGGTTGAAATTAGGACAATGTAATATAGCTAATGAGTTGGAATTGCAAGGAATTGCTAGCTTGGAAAAAGTGTTAGAATTAGATTCTGGCAACTTGGAAGCAATGATAAATTTAAGCGTTAGTTATATTAATGAAGGTTACGATTTGACCGCTTATGGAATGTTGGATAAATGGATAAATGGTAAGTATGGACAAAATTTAAGAGCGCTTCCTTCCTTAGAAAGTTCATCTGATAATACTGTCAGCGTATTGGACAAGACTTTATCTAAGTTTAACCATATTTtgagtaataataacagagGCAGTGTAATAAGAGATGCTGATTTTCAATTGGGTTTAGGTTTGTTATATTATACCAGAGGTGACTTTGACAAGACAATAGATTGTTTTCAAACAGCATTAGAATTACAACCCAACGATGAATTAATGTGGAATAGATTGGGCGCTACATTagctaataataacagatCTGAAGATGCTATTCATGCATACAAACAGGCTTTGCAATTAAAGCCCACATTTGTCAGAGCAAGATATAATTTAGCAGTTTCCTGTATAAATATTGGATGTTTTAAAGAGGCTGTAGAGCACTTATTAGGTGCTTTGAGTCTACATGAGGTTGAGGGGGATGTTTCTGGTGTTGGAGCTTCTCTTTCTCAGGTAGATAAATATAGCGCTAATATAATGGAGACTTTAAAAAGGGCGTTTATAGCTATGGACAGAAGAGATTTATTAGAAAGAGTTGGGCCAGTTGGCACCAAGTTAAATTTGGAGCCTTTCCGTGATGAATTTAACTTTTAA